A stretch of DNA from Saccharomycodes ludwigii strain NBRC 1722 chromosome I, whole genome shotgun sequence:
attaataatattcccTGGTTTCAATAGATATGtaataaacatatattatGGATGCCATAGactttactttttttcattttttttttcttctaaaaGAAAGCTCGTATCTGAATTATTATATGCTTAAGTTGAAACcactcaaaaaaaaaaaagagtaaaATACCTCTTTCTCTcccctttctttttttataacaaTTGATTAAGCCTTAATGTTATATATTCCGCAGAGGACTAAAAACATACATCTTTCACCTGGAAACGGTAAAACCCACACATCGCATCTCAAAACacaacaaaacaaaaataaaatagccaattcaaacaataattgaaggatttttttattaaaatgaaaaaataaaaataaaaaaaaataacataaaaGGACCAGAACTAACATTCGAGgtcaaataattttaagCTTGGTCACATTTTTAACACAAAATAGTTACTTTTACATCCCCTTTTATTCCACTTATAACTATTACTACTATCTTTAATCTGGTATCATAATTTACAATGTCTGATCCTGATTTAGAACTAAGGAAGCAAATACAATCACATTTGATCCAAACTGGAACCTATGAGCGGTAtgtttaattattaatagtatcCCTAATATTAGTCCCTTTTTTAAAGTGTGTTTTTCCCATAACTGTCTTCCATATgcgtttattattattaggcTGAATAGTGTACTAATAGGATACCCCAATATATCAAATTTTCGATTAAGAGTGTTGGCAAAACAATAAtcattatatttctttaattttattattgataaattattactaacaaacataaaaaacatGCGTTATAAAATacatttataattaatatattaacaccatatattattatttaaattttatacaCTTACATTTTGGGTCATTTTTACAATActcattatttattttttcctctttttttcctacaGATTGACTAATGAGTTGAAGACTTCCTTATTGGAAAACGGTTGGATAGATGAGGTTAAGTCAACGACAattgaagaattaaaaaagaatccAAATTTGAAGTATTCAGATATTTTACccaaattagaaaaaaaggcaatAGATGACGTTCCTCAAGACActaaactaaaaataacctCTCAACTCCGAGAATTCTTGGATACAATTGTTAATAcctagttttttttttttttttttttttttttttattattctgtttcatttatttatatatttttatttctgaaTAATAGTTAAGTGTTCTCCAAATTAGTATCAAcagtataaaaaaatatagcaataaataaaaataagattatttaaaatacccatagttaaaataataataaaaacaaacattATAATCGATAAAGAACATGTAACAATTATAAAGAGAAACAAATGctgaaaaaatgaaaaaacaaaaacctTCATCTCAATCGTCATaattttcatcttcatcaacCTGTCTGACTACACTTTCAGTGACTACAGACGTCTTTTTAGAATTATCAATATCGTTACTAAACTCCTTTCcatcttcttttaattgctcctctctattttttttctcttcttgtAATGATTCAATTGTTTCACTTGATGGTTTTAAAATAGTCATTTCTTCCTCAACTACCCCTTTATTTTCAGTTGGTTCGATGGGTCCGTCCTTTTCCTCTACATTTGCATCTTTATCGTTGGGCAAAGTGGTAGCACTAAGGCTTTCTGTTGCTTCTTTTTCATGAGGAATATTAGAACTAGTGGAACTATTTACATTATCTTCTGCGGGGTTACTTATTTGGGTGGTAATCGCTACCACTTTATTATTGGGTTCTTGATCTAATCTTTCATCTCCCTCTTCTCCAGTCTTTTCAGCGGCACTTGTTGGGATGGCCTTGGCTTCAACATTGTCCGTTTCATTTCCGATTGTGCCAGAAGTAACTGGACTTTCGGTAGAATTCGATTCAACACTGTCAGTTACACGGGTGAGATGAGTTGGAGCAGTAGTAGCAATCAATCTCGCGGAAGAATCAATATTAGCTACATCCGTATCAGATGGTAATATGGGTGCTGAAATTGCTGGTTCATTGCtttcaacttttttgtCATCGTTTTCTGCAGACACGTCATCTTCCTTTTGCAGTTCAGTATCACTTCCCTCTCTACCTTGTATTTTATCAGCAGTATCATTCGAtacaatatctttattttgtataaCAGCTGGTGCAGCAGCAGAAGTGTCCTCCTCATTATTAGCAATAGTAGTGGTAACGGAAGAAGTAGTTGTGTTAATATCTGGTGTGGGAGCAGGGGTATTTGAAGTAGAAATAACGGTTGTCGATTTGATGGGGATATCGGTGCCAGTACCGGTAATGGCAGAAACTAAATCTTTATTAGCTTCCAAAGCTGCATCTTTttccttgtttttttctgcATCTTGAaatgtttgtttttgtgGCACTAGGTGGTCTGATTTAGTCGAAG
This window harbors:
- the SUS1 gene encoding Sus1p (similar to Saccharomyces cerevisiae YBR111W-A | SUS1 | Sl gene Upstream of ySa1) — protein: MSDPDLELRKQIQSHLIQTGTYERLTNELKTSLLENGWIDEVKSTTIEELKKNPNLKYSDILPKLEKKAIDDVPQDTKLKITSQLREFLDTIVNT